In Bacillus spongiae, the genomic window GAAGGAAGAAGTCTATCACACTACTTATTTACATTACGAATCAGCAAAGATTGCGTTGTTTCAGTTTATTGAAGGATGGTACAACCGTCGTCGTATTCATAGTCAATTAAACTTTCAGACACCACAGGAAGTAGAAGATAAGTTCCGTCAATCTGTATAAAAAGTTAACTTATTGGTGTCTAAGATATTGACCCAAGTCCACCACACCTTCTAAAAATGCGAGAGGAGATACTTTTAAAGGGGATAATTATACTTGTGTATATTGTGGTGAGAAGAATAAGCCATTAGAAGCAGATCATAACCCTTCTTTAAAATCTCACTGGTATCAAGAAGGATACGCAATGACTCGTAAAGAAAGAAATGAATGGACTGGTGCAGATAAATATAGAACAAGAACATCACGATCAAAATAATTATTATAGAAAGAGAAGGTAAATAAGGTATTGAAAAATTATGAGAAGCTTTTTGAACAATACGTTATAGAGTTAGATAAAGCAGTATCGTATGAAGAAGATAGACTAGATGCTACTAGAAGTAAGTTGGGGAATGAAGGGAAATCTACAGACGAAATTGAACGGTTTATTAGATCTAGATTTGACCCAATTTGTTGTTCTGGAAGAGTAGTTGCCGTATTTAGGGAATATTGGTTAAAATGCCATGAACTTAATGTTTATAATCAGAAGAATAACATTGACTCGTATGTAAATCCAAAAGATTTTACAGTAGATTGGCTGAGTAAAAACGGCGATCCATATGAATTATACAGTATAATTGATGGTATGCCCTATTATCCAATTGGAATTAACGAAGATGGTGATTACTGCTAGTAATTATTAATTAACATGATAGCAATTTTTGATGAAAGAGGGAGTAAATCATTTCTGATTTACTGGTCTAACAAAAGAGAGCTCATGAAGGCTATACCATAATGCGTAACACTTGTCAAAAACATAATAAGACCTCATAATATCAATCAATAAACTTCAAAACTTAAACAAAATTTAAAATGACTTTATACACTCGAAAGCACTTGATGGCCAGCTGTTGGCGACGAGTGCTTTTTTGTTTATAGCTGTTAAATGGACTTTAGTGAATAAACACAGTAAGAGTGAAATGAGTATAGGATGAGTATGTCAATCAACAAAGAGCTTTGGTTGTGTTGGCGTAAGAAAAGGAAGCGAAGACAATTACTATGCGAATAAGGATTTTATACGAAAACGACAAAGATAGTGGTTTTAAACAGGAGAAAAGGAAGAAGCTTATTTTGATTTTTACGGAGTGATAAAAATAAGGGTTGTTTTTAATTATAGACGGTCTTACAATACTCGTTATTCGTTAAAACGTTTCCAAAATTTAACTTGAACTTGATACACATTTATACAGATGAAGGAATCAGTTGAGCGAAGTTGAATGAAGAAGCGTTTGAAATAGATAGGGAAATCAGATATCGTGAAGGTGTTGATTCAATGAAAGTTAAAGAAACATGGGAGTGACATAAGAAGTATTGAACAGCCGTTTTACAGTATCCATAAGAAAGACCCAAACGACATATAAGAGCAGCTATGAAGAATACCGTTTCATTACCTGCTATAAATAGATATGCAAAAAGGTTACGAATGGGGAAGTACCACCTCCAATAAAAATCGATAAAGGTATAATAGTAGATGGGGATTATAGGTATATAACAAGTAAAGTAGTTGGTAAAAAGATCGATGAAATTCCTAGTTCTCTTGGAAAACCTAATGAAGTTGTAAAGTGGGATGATATGGTGATTGATACTTATGATTGGGGCAATAAAAAATGTGAACCAGGGGGTGTAAAGAATGCAAATTATTAAGAGTCAGACGGATAAGGAAATTAGAATTAATTCAGAAACATTAGAAAGTGTTGTTTTAGACAACTATGATATGCATCGAGCAATTTTAACAAGTACAAATTTAACAAATTCCAGTTTTATTGGTGCCAATTTAAGAGGTGTAGATTTAGAAGGCAGTATTTTGACAAATGCTAATTTAACCGATGCATTTTTAATGGTTGCCAATTTAAAAGGGACAACATTATTAAATTCAAAGATGGTTAATTCAAAATTAAATGGTGCAGATTTATGTGGATCAGACTTATCAAATGCCAATTTATTAGGAGCGGATGTTTGGAAGGCAGATTTTAGAGATTCAAAGTTATTAGGTACTAATATGAACTGCGTTAGGTTAGAGGAAGCTTATTTGGAAGGAGCTATTTATAATAATTTGACAATCTGGCCAAATGGGTTTACTCCCGAAAAATATGGTGCAATAAAATGTTAATGAATTTATATTTCAATACCTAGATGGTAACTAATAGGCTCACAACATTAAGAAAGTTATTATCAGACAAATTTGAGGATACACTTGGAGAAGGTGATATGGATGATATTGAAAGTAATTTTGGAAGGTCTGAAATATTGGTCTAAAATGATAAACGTAAATATTCATCTTACTATTCAAGTAATGAGGGATTTAATGGACGATCCTGATATTAGATTTCTTCAATTCGAATATTCGGCAATACCAGCTAATATAAGTCAATACTTTTTAAGTGATTATACCAAATTTAAGGTGATATAATAAAAATATACATGACAAAGAAGCTTCAATGTCGCTAATTGAAGTTTTTGTAAGTTGTGTAATTAATTGTATTGGTTTATGCGATGAATTTTCGTTTATGCTTTAATATGGCATAAATCCAATGCAATAGCTTGTTGGCACAAGCTATGATAGCTACTTTGTGAGGCTTGCCCTCACTTCTTTTTTTGTCATAATACGCTCGTATCTTTACATTTCGATTATTGGTTAATCCACACTGAACAGCTGTATAGAGTGTTTGACGGAGCTTAGTAGATCCTCTTTTGGTAATTCGATTGATTGTAGCTGTAAACTTACCAGATTGGTAAACCCTTGGGTCAATCCCGGCATAAGCTACTAGTTTTTTCGGGTGACTAAACTGCGTGACATCGCCTATTTCTGAAATAAGTGTCGCTGCTATTTTAGTCCCAATCCCTGGGATGGATGTAAGAATCTCATACTCCTCAAACTCCATCGCTAACGATTCGATTTCCTTTTCTAGTACGTTCAGAAACTCACGTTGTTGAAGAAGCA contains:
- a CDS encoding IS3 family transposase, which encodes KEEVYHTTYLHYESAKIALFQFIEGWYNRRRIHSQLNFQTPQEVEDKFRQSV
- a CDS encoding pentapeptide repeat-containing protein; its protein translation is MQIIKSQTDKEIRINSETLESVVLDNYDMHRAILTSTNLTNSSFIGANLRGVDLEGSILTNANLTDAFLMVANLKGTTLLNSKMVNSKLNGADLCGSDLSNANLLGADVWKADFRDSKLLGTNMNCVRLEEAYLEGAIYNNLTIWPNGFTPEKYGAIKC